Genomic segment of Sulfitobacter faviae:
CTGACCGAAGTCGTCAAAGAGAACATGTCGGAACTGCTGACCTATGGCGCAGCGAAGGAGGCGATCGAGGGGTTGGACCGGAACTATCAAAAGCTGGTCAACGATCTGCCTGTCCCCTCCCCCGCGATTCTGGTGCAGCAGGTCTTGCAGGAACTGCTGCTTGAACGCGTCTCGATCCGCAATCTGCCGCTGATCGTCGAGGCGATGGCCGAGGCGACGCGCCAGACCTCCAAGCCCGCGCTGGTGCTGGAGAATGTGCGCCGCCGCCTGTCGAGCCAGATTTGCCAAGGGCTGGCCGATGGGCAGGGCTTCGTGCCGGTCATCACCCTATCGCCCTCATGGGAGGCGGAGTTCATCGAGGCGGTCAAGATCGTGGGCGAGGACCGCACCTTTGTCATGTCGCCCAAACGGGTGCAGGAATTCGTGCTGCAAGCGCGCCAGCAGATCCAGCGCTTCGCCTCAGAGGACAGTTGGCCCGCGCTGATGGTCAACCCCGAGGCGCGGTCCTATGTGCGCTCCATGCTGGAACGGGTCAGCCCGATGACGCCGGTGATCTCCAACGCCGAGATCCATCGCAAGGTATCCCTGCGGACCGTCGCCACCATCGGGGGCTAGGGATGGACCTCTCGGCCCTCCTGACCGATGCCCTGATGGGGTATTTCGTCGTTTTTGCCCGGATCGGCAGCGCGCTTGTGTTCATGCCGGGGTTCGGGGAGACCTCGGTGCCGATGCGGCATCGGTTGTTCTTTGGTCTGATCCTGAGCGCCGCGCTCTATCCCGTGACCGGCCTCGGCCCCGTCGCCGAGGATCGCCCCGGTGCCCTGTTGTTGATCTTTGGCTCTGAGATCACCGTGGGGCTTTGGATCGGGCTGGTCGCGCGCACGCTGCTTTCGGCGCTGCAATTCGCGGGCTATCAGATGGCACTGATGTCGGGGCTGGCCAACGCTTTGGCCCCGAACATCGGCGCCTTCGAGGGGGCGACCTCTATGGCGGCGATGCTGCTGATCGGGGCCACGGCGCTGATCTTCATCACCGACCTGCACCACCTCATCATTGAATCGCTGCTGATGTCCTATCAGGTCTTCGTGCCCGGCACCTTTATGCTGGCCGATCTGACCGACCAATTCGCGCGGGCGACGCAGGTGAGCCTCTACCTCGGCCTGTCAATCGCAGCCCCCTTCTATGTCGCCGGTCTGGTGCTGAACGTCGGGATGGGGCTGGCCAACCGCATGATGGCGAGCCTTCAGGTCTTCTTTATCGCCCAGCCCCTGCTGATCGCCGCCGGGCTGGCCTTGATGGTGCTGGCGGTTCCGACCATGATGCGCGGGTTTCTTGAGCCTTTCGCGAATTGGCTCACCACCTACGGATTCTAGCCCATGTCGGAAGAGGACAAGAGCAGTAAGACCGAAGAGCCGACGGAGAAAAAGCTCCGAGACGCGCGCAAGAAAGGCGACGTGCCGCAATCGCGTGAGACCGGCACGGCGATGCTGGTCTTTGCCCTGCTGATGATCCTGATCTTCGTGCTGCCCGCCTCGATCGACGGTATCGTGGCGGCGCTGCAAAGCCCCCTTTTGGGGGCGGGTGTCACCGCCATCGGCACCGGCGGCACTGGTGTTGCAGAAGCGGGCCAGGTGTTGAAATCGCTCGGCTTTACGCTGGGGCTGGCGATGATGCCGGTGGTGGGGATCATGGTGCTGGCAGCCCTTTTCGGCGTGTTAATCCAAGGCGAGACTGTCGTCTCGGCCGAGCGGATCAAACCGAAGTTCTCCAAGCTGAACCCGCTGTCGGGGTTCAAACGGCTGTTCTCGGCCGAGGCTTTTGTCGAATTTGCCAAGAATACGGCCAAGGTGCTGGTGATCGGTTTCATCACCGTCTGGGCCGTGCGTGACATCGCGCAGTCACTGGGCCAGACGCAGGCTTTCATCCCCGAGACGCTGCTGCAAGCGACCCTGCAAAAGGTGCGCTGGATTTTTCTGGTCACCACCGTGCTTCTGGTGCCCATCGCCATCGCCGACATCATCTGGAAGCGGGCGCAGTGGAAAAAGAAACAGATGATGAGCCTCAAGGAAATCCGCGACGAGCATAAGGACAGCGAGGGTGATCCGCAGATCAAGGGCCGCCGCGCCGAATTGCGCCGCGCCCGCGCCCGTCAGCGCATCGCGCAGGCCATCCCCAATGCCAGCGTGATCCTGACCAACCCGACCCATTACGCCGTGGCGCTGAAATATGAACAGGGCGTCGATGATGTGCCGGTCTGCGTGGCCAAAGGGGCCGATGTCATGGCCCACCGCATCCGCGAGTTGGCCAAGGAACACGACATTCCGATGATCGAGAACCGTCCGTTGGCCCGCGCCCTCCACGCGGCGGTAGAGGTCGACGACCACATTCCGATGGAACATTGGCAAGCCGTGGCCGAGATCATCGGCTTTGTCATGGACCTGCGCCGCAACGTGCGCCGCAAGCCCCCTGCGGGGTCGTCGATCCGCGAAGAGTGATGCGCGTGCTTAGCGCAGGCGCAGCCCTTCGAGATTGCGGTCGGCGGGGAGTTTGGAGCGTTCCAGCAGGATTTTCGTGATCAACCGCGCCCGGACAAGGCTGAACGATCCCATGATCTGCGCCGCGTCCCGTTCGGGCATGGCACCGATGACCTGCACGGCGGTCTCCACGTCGATCTCATCCATGATGCCCGCCGCCACCTGCGGCTTCATGTTCCGGTAAAGTTCGACCAGTTTGGTCATGTCCTGATTGTTCGCCTCTTCGATCACCTTGAGCTGCGCGCCGATCTCGTCGCGCAGGCTGGCGAGGCGGGTCTGTTCGGCCTTGAGGCTCTGTTCGGCCAGCGCAAGCTTGGCTTCACGGTCGGCAATCGTGTCGCGTTGCTCTTTCAGCAGCGCCCGCTCTTCGGCGATGGCTTCGGCAATCAGATGGCTCGGCTCGCACATGCCGCTCTCGCCCGGGGCGCTGGCGTCATAGCTGGGTGGCGCGGGGGCGGCGGCAAGCTCAACAGGGACCGGGGGCGTGTCATCGGGGGTTTCGGCGATGGCCATCATCGGCATGAACTCAACCGTGAGTTTGAGCACACCAGCCACGCCAAGGCCAAAAAGCGCGATCTTGGGCAGGGAAATACGGCTCATTCCTTACGCTCCTTGGTGATGTCGAAAAAGGTGCGGACCAGTTCGGACTTGCCCTGTACCGCCGCTTGGCCCCGGACCTGCGCACGGCCCTTGAGCCGCGCGGCGCGCATCTGGGCCGGGTTCTGGCCCGCCGGGGCAGGCTCGGGCGCGGCTTGACGGGGCGCCGTGGCCTCGCGTTGCACCGGCGGCTCGGGGCGCTGTACCTTGGTGCTGAGGTCACGCAGGTCTTCGACCGATTTCGCCGATTGATCGACCGCGTTGGAAAAGGCCCCGACCATCGGCTCCATCTCTTTCAGGGTCGCCATCAAGGCGCGAACGCGGCGGTCGAGGATAAAGGCATAGACCAGCGTGCCGACCAGCAGCACGATGATGAGGATATCAATCAAGGCCGGCATCATCGTCGCTGTCCTCCTGATTTTCCTTAGGGAGCAGGGA
This window contains:
- a CDS encoding flagellar biosynthetic protein FliR; translation: MDLSALLTDALMGYFVVFARIGSALVFMPGFGETSVPMRHRLFFGLILSAALYPVTGLGPVAEDRPGALLLIFGSEITVGLWIGLVARTLLSALQFAGYQMALMSGLANALAPNIGAFEGATSMAAMLLIGATALIFITDLHHLIIESLLMSYQVFVPGTFMLADLTDQFARATQVSLYLGLSIAAPFYVAGLVLNVGMGLANRMMASLQVFFIAQPLLIAAGLALMVLAVPTMMRGFLEPFANWLTTYGF
- a CDS encoding MotE family protein; this translates as MSRISLPKIALFGLGVAGVLKLTVEFMPMMAIAETPDDTPPVPVELAAAPAPPSYDASAPGESGMCEPSHLIAEAIAEERALLKEQRDTIADREAKLALAEQSLKAEQTRLASLRDEIGAQLKVIEEANNQDMTKLVELYRNMKPQVAAGIMDEIDVETAVQVIGAMPERDAAQIMGSFSLVRARLITKILLERSKLPADRNLEGLRLR
- the flhB gene encoding flagellar biosynthesis protein FlhB, with the protein product MSEEDKSSKTEEPTEKKLRDARKKGDVPQSRETGTAMLVFALLMILIFVLPASIDGIVAALQSPLLGAGVTAIGTGGTGVAEAGQVLKSLGFTLGLAMMPVVGIMVLAALFGVLIQGETVVSAERIKPKFSKLNPLSGFKRLFSAEAFVEFAKNTAKVLVIGFITVWAVRDIAQSLGQTQAFIPETLLQATLQKVRWIFLVTTVLLVPIAIADIIWKRAQWKKKQMMSLKEIRDEHKDSEGDPQIKGRRAELRRARARQRIAQAIPNASVILTNPTHYAVALKYEQGVDDVPVCVAKGADVMAHRIRELAKEHDIPMIENRPLARALHAAVEVDDHIPMEHWQAVAEIIGFVMDLRRNVRRKPPAGSSIREE